From a region of the Vagococcus coleopterorum genome:
- a CDS encoding HAMP domain-containing histidine kinase, producing MAKFKKSMTSLVKSNLTLTVKWTLLTSVFIFVLFSTFAIITYKSSTEVLVKEEQTKLKQTHIEVEKRLSESTEELTPESVVELLKKTHTETTDNKKIELNSFIAELSRPEVTTTIYNFNKEIILETRENNFPYKGSLQREIQEITLNGKDGFILTQPVMSQANDKLIGYIQLFYDMSVVQTVKSKLLGNIIVLMAIGLLVTLLLGFLLSSYFLRPLRKITNVINEIKTDPQAEIRIPEMPNRDEFGDLADVFNDMMDRMQRFIEQQQQFVEDVSHELRTPVAIIEGHLKLLNRWGKDDPEVLEESLEASLQEIIRMKSLVQEMLDLSRLEQVEFQHKNDISHAKEVMHQTFNNFKILHPEFTFILDDDLYRERQVKIYRHHFEQLLIILLDNAVKYSTDRKEIHLSLSSTRDTLEIAIQDFGEGISTEDLDQVFNRFYRVDKARSRHKGGNGLGLSIARELVESYGGHILAESAVGVGTIFRIELPLVSLEPELNA from the coding sequence ATGGCAAAATTTAAAAAATCAATGACGTCGTTAGTGAAGTCCAATTTAACTTTAACTGTTAAGTGGACCTTGCTAACGTCCGTTTTTATATTTGTCTTATTTTCTACTTTTGCTATCATAACCTACAAATCGAGCACGGAAGTATTGGTTAAAGAAGAACAAACCAAATTAAAACAAACCCATATAGAGGTTGAAAAACGCTTGTCAGAATCGACAGAAGAATTAACACCTGAGAGTGTTGTTGAATTGTTAAAAAAGACTCATACTGAAACAACAGACAATAAAAAAATAGAATTAAATAGTTTTATTGCAGAGTTATCTCGTCCGGAAGTAACCACGACGATTTATAATTTTAATAAAGAAATTATTTTAGAAACACGTGAAAATAATTTTCCTTACAAAGGTAGTTTACAACGAGAAATTCAAGAAATTACTTTAAATGGTAAAGATGGGTTTATTTTGACGCAACCCGTTATGTCACAAGCTAATGATAAGTTAATTGGTTATATTCAATTATTTTATGATATGTCAGTTGTTCAAACAGTTAAATCAAAATTATTAGGAAATATCATCGTTTTGATGGCTATTGGTTTATTGGTTACGTTACTATTAGGCTTTTTATTATCATCTTATTTTTTACGACCATTACGAAAAATCACAAATGTTATCAATGAGATTAAAACAGATCCTCAGGCAGAAATTAGAATCCCTGAAATGCCTAATCGTGATGAATTTGGAGATTTAGCTGATGTCTTTAATGATATGATGGATCGGATGCAACGTTTCATTGAACAACAACAACAATTCGTTGAAGATGTATCACATGAATTAAGAACGCCTGTCGCGATTATAGAAGGGCACCTTAAGTTATTGAATCGTTGGGGGAAAGATGATCCAGAAGTCTTAGAGGAGTCCCTAGAAGCTTCTTTACAAGAGATTATTCGTATGAAGAGCCTCGTTCAGGAGATGTTAGATCTATCTCGTTTAGAACAAGTGGAATTCCAACACAAAAATGATATCTCACATGCTAAAGAAGTGATGCATCAAACATTTAATAACTTTAAAATTTTACACCCAGAGTTTACTTTCATTTTAGATGACGATTTATACCGCGAACGCCAAGTCAAAATTTATCGTCATCACTTTGAACAGTTGCTGATTATTTTATTGGATAATGCAGTTAAATATTCTACTGATCGTAAAGAGATTCATCTATCTTTATCGTCAACCCGAGATACGTTAGAAATTGCTATCCAGGATTTTGGTGAGGGGATATCGACAGAAGATTTAGATCAAGTCTTTAATCGTTTCTATCGTGTAGATAAAGCTCGCAGTCGTCACAAAGGTGGCAATGGCTTAGGCTTATCAATTGCTCGAGAACTTGTTGAAAGTTATGGCGGTCATATCTTAGCCGAAAGTGCTGTTGGCGTTGGAACAATCTTTAGGATTGAACTACCTTTAGTATCGCTTGAGCCAGAATTGAATGCATAA
- a CDS encoding DUF47 domain-containing protein, with amino-acid sequence MFGRNKKDQFGEILNEMTANLSEAASYFSSFSPEKLEDITVFSETINNYESQGDRLVYKMIVELNDTFITPIEREDLLELTNRIDDVLDSMEKAALSFEICHLSKFNDVITSMAAEISGACESICEAVELMFHKKLKDINALSKKIKAHESACDALYRKALLDLFQDEEDPIRLIRYKTVYENLEEIANFCEDVSKTLNSIVMKNA; translated from the coding sequence ATGTTTGGAAGAAATAAAAAAGATCAATTTGGCGAGATTTTAAATGAAATGACTGCTAATCTAAGTGAAGCGGCATCATACTTTTCATCTTTCTCTCCAGAAAAACTTGAAGATATCACAGTTTTCTCAGAAACAATCAATAACTACGAGTCACAAGGTGACCGTCTTGTTTATAAGATGATTGTAGAATTAAATGATACATTTATTACACCAATCGAACGTGAAGATTTACTTGAATTAACTAACCGTATTGATGACGTATTAGACTCAATGGAGAAAGCGGCTCTTTCATTTGAAATTTGTCACTTATCTAAATTTAATGACGTTATTACAAGCATGGCAGCTGAAATTTCTGGTGCCTGTGAATCAATTTGTGAAGCAGTTGAATTAATGTTCCACAAAAAATTAAAAGATATCAATGCCCTATCTAAAAAAATCAAAGCGCACGAATCAGCTTGTGACGCTCTTTACCGTAAAGCTTTATTAGATTTATTCCAAGATGAGGAAGATCCAATTCGTTTAATCCGTTACAAAACGGTTTATGAAAACTTGGAAGAAATTGCAAACTTCTGTGAAGATGTTTCAAAAACTCTAAACTCTATCGTTATGAAGAACGCATAG
- the pheS gene encoding phenylalanine--tRNA ligase subunit alpha — protein MSLKEQLETLKHETLAKISASEALAELNQIRVETLGKKGPITEVLRGMKDLSAEERPVVGSFANEIRDHLAEQLEAKKVELEAAELNAKLASETIDVTLPGKESARGAAHILTQTMSEMEDIFLGMGYQVVEGFEVEQDEYNFERMNLPKDHPARDMQDTFYITEELLLRTHTSPVQARTMEVHDFSKGPLRMISPGKVFRRDSDDATHSHQFHQIEGLVIDKNITMGDLKGTLEVVMKKMFGEDREIRLRPSYFPFTEPSVEVDVSCFKCGGEGCNVCKETGWIEILGAGMVHPNVLKMSGIDSDVYSGFAFGMGPDRIAMLRYGVNDIRYFYQNDQRFLNQFSVKEN, from the coding sequence ATGTCATTAAAAGAACAATTAGAAACGTTAAAACATGAAACGTTAGCTAAAATTTCAGCTAGTGAAGCTTTAGCAGAATTAAATCAAATCAGAGTGGAAACGCTAGGTAAAAAAGGTCCTATCACAGAAGTCCTACGAGGAATGAAAGATTTATCAGCAGAAGAACGCCCGGTTGTAGGTAGTTTTGCCAATGAAATTCGCGACCATTTAGCGGAACAATTAGAAGCTAAAAAAGTTGAGTTAGAGGCTGCTGAATTAAATGCTAAATTAGCTAGTGAAACAATTGATGTGACATTGCCAGGTAAAGAATCAGCTCGTGGCGCAGCCCACATTTTAACGCAAACAATGTCAGAGATGGAAGATATTTTCTTAGGTATGGGTTATCAAGTCGTTGAAGGGTTTGAAGTGGAACAAGATGAATACAACTTTGAACGCATGAACTTACCCAAAGATCATCCAGCTCGTGATATGCAAGATACCTTCTATATTACTGAAGAGCTTTTATTAAGAACACACACATCACCAGTCCAAGCTCGGACAATGGAAGTTCACGATTTTTCTAAAGGACCATTACGTATGATTAGTCCAGGTAAAGTATTCCGTCGTGATAGCGATGATGCAACTCACAGTCACCAATTCCATCAAATTGAAGGCTTGGTCATTGATAAAAACATTACGATGGGTGACTTAAAAGGAACCCTTGAAGTAGTCATGAAAAAAATGTTTGGTGAAGACCGTGAAATCCGTCTGCGTCCAAGTTATTTCCCATTTACAGAACCATCAGTTGAAGTTGATGTGAGCTGTTTCAAATGTGGTGGCGAAGGCTGTAACGTTTGTAAGGAAACAGGTTGGATTGAAATTTTAGGAGCAGGTATGGTTCATCCAAACGTTCTAAAAATGTCAGGTATTGATTCAGATGTCTATAGCGGATTTGCTTTCGGTATGGGACCAGACCGTATTGCAATGTTACGTTATGGTGTAAATGATATTCGTTATTTCTATCAAAACGATCAACGTTTCTTAAATCAATTTTCAGTGAAGGAGAATTAA
- a CDS encoding TrmH family RNA methyltransferase, with protein sequence MNEITSSQNNYIKSLKKLTKKKERTSQGRYLLDGEHLVGEALKSGTEIEAILYSREFLENHSNLSISDNVETYLLSNEIMKQLSFVPAPQGIMAVVKLPTNKVELKTNQPILVLDNVQDPGNVGTMIRTADAAGFGTVFLGEGTADIYNDKVLRSMQGSHFHIDVIEGTILELMSTLSEKNIPVYGTELNPQAVCYREIKPMEQFALVMGNEGQGVGAEILAQTTKNVYIPIVGEAESLNVAVAAGVLMFALKA encoded by the coding sequence ATGAACGAAATTACTTCAAGCCAAAATAATTATATTAAAAGTTTAAAAAAATTAACAAAGAAAAAAGAGCGAACATCACAAGGTCGCTATTTATTAGATGGTGAGCACTTAGTAGGAGAGGCACTTAAAAGTGGAACTGAAATTGAAGCTATCTTATATAGTAGAGAGTTTTTAGAAAACCATTCTAACTTATCTATTTCAGACAATGTTGAGACTTATTTATTATCAAATGAGATAATGAAACAGTTATCGTTTGTACCAGCTCCTCAAGGTATTATGGCAGTTGTTAAGTTACCAACTAACAAAGTCGAGTTAAAAACAAATCAGCCAATTTTAGTCTTAGACAATGTTCAAGATCCTGGTAACGTTGGTACGATGATTCGCACAGCTGATGCTGCAGGTTTTGGTACAGTCTTTTTAGGAGAAGGCACAGCAGATATTTATAATGATAAAGTTTTGCGCTCAATGCAAGGGAGTCACTTCCACATCGATGTGATTGAAGGGACTATTCTAGAGCTGATGTCTACATTGTCTGAAAAAAACATCCCAGTCTATGGCACGGAATTAAATCCTCAAGCTGTTTGCTATCGTGAGATTAAACCAATGGAACAGTTTGCATTAGTGATGGGTAATGAAGGACAAGGAGTGGGCGCTGAAATCTTAGCTCAAACAACCAAAAATGTCTACATTCCAATTGTCGGTGAAGCTGAATCGTTAAATGTTGCGGTAGCTGCAGGAGTTCTAATGTTTGCTTTAAAAGCGTAA
- a CDS encoding HD domain-containing protein, with the protein MKKDWKKDQEYVALVEDLLATDEVQSLAEFTQHHYSTRLDHSIAVSYRSYLLAKRLGGDVRSTARAGLLHDLFYYDWRTEEYTGGTHAYVHPRVALENAEKLTELNKRERDIIVKHMWLATIAPPRYKESYIVTMVDKYCAINEVIVPACRNAKQRMTSLFNLAS; encoded by the coding sequence TTGAAAAAAGATTGGAAAAAAGATCAAGAGTATGTCGCTTTAGTAGAGGATTTGCTAGCAACGGATGAAGTTCAAAGCTTAGCAGAATTTACTCAGCATCATTATTCAACTCGACTTGATCATTCAATAGCTGTTTCATATCGTAGTTATCTTTTAGCCAAACGTCTAGGTGGCGATGTTCGCTCAACAGCACGTGCAGGCTTACTACATGATTTATTTTATTATGATTGGCGTACTGAAGAGTATACCGGCGGGACACATGCTTATGTTCATCCCCGTGTTGCTTTAGAAAATGCTGAAAAATTAACTGAGTTAAACAAAAGAGAACGTGATATAATAGTCAAGCATATGTGGTTGGCTACGATTGCGCCACCACGATATAAAGAGAGTTACATCGTAACCATGGTTGATAAGTACTGTGCGATAAATGAAGTTATCGTACCAGCTTGTCGCAATGCCAAACAACGAATGACCTCATTATTCAACTTAGCAAGTTAA
- the yidC gene encoding membrane protein insertase YidC, giving the protein MKKSNKKIVLASSLVLVLITLSGCVDQKNGVPTGEGWVYNLLVEPMTNLLTTFLGFLDGNYGLAIILFTIIIRLIILPLGLYQTKKAAYQSEKMAYLKPQMSAIQERQKAATTPAEQMAANQQLQALYKDNNMSMFGGIGCLPLLVQMPIFTALFYTIKFMPGIESQSFLGINLAERSLLLTALAGLTYLLQSYISLHGVPEEQKKQMQTMMYMSPLMIIFVSFSSPAGVTLYWVVGGIFSCIQTIISTFIQKPKVRKVVEEEFRLNPPKPVRDIPVQDVTPPTRPTTATTKAVNASRNTQSTGGRNAGKQPKK; this is encoded by the coding sequence ATGAAAAAATCAAATAAAAAAATAGTTTTAGCCTCAAGTTTAGTGTTAGTTTTAATCACTTTATCAGGTTGTGTGGACCAAAAAAATGGGGTCCCTACTGGTGAAGGTTGGGTTTACAACTTACTTGTTGAACCAATGACTAATCTTTTAACAACTTTCTTAGGTTTCTTAGATGGTAATTATGGATTAGCGATCATTTTATTTACAATCATCATTCGTTTAATTATTTTACCTCTTGGTTTATACCAAACTAAGAAAGCTGCCTATCAATCTGAAAAAATGGCTTACTTAAAACCTCAGATGTCAGCCATTCAAGAACGTCAAAAAGCAGCGACAACACCTGCTGAACAAATGGCAGCTAACCAGCAATTACAAGCCTTATATAAAGATAACAACATGAGCATGTTCGGTGGTATCGGTTGCCTACCTTTACTAGTCCAAATGCCAATCTTTACTGCTCTTTTCTATACAATTAAATTTATGCCGGGAATTGAAAGTCAATCATTCTTAGGAATTAACTTAGCTGAACGTAGTTTACTCTTAACAGCTTTAGCTGGTTTAACTTATTTACTACAAAGTTACATCAGTTTACATGGCGTACCAGAAGAGCAAAAGAAACAAATGCAAACAATGATGTATATGTCTCCCCTTATGATTATCTTTGTATCATTTAGTTCACCAGCTGGTGTCACTTTATACTGGGTAGTCGGAGGTATCTTCAGTTGTATTCAAACGATTATCTCAACGTTCATTCAAAAACCAAAAGTTCGTAAAGTGGTTGAAGAAGAATTTCGTTTAAATCCACCAAAACCAGTCCGTGATATCCCTGTACAAGACGTGACACCACCTACTCGTCCAACAACAGCCACAACTAAAGCTGTGAATGCATCAAGAAATACACAATCAACAGGTGGCCGTAACGCTGGCAAACAACCAAAAAAATAA
- the pheT gene encoding phenylalanine--tRNA ligase subunit beta, which produces MLVSYKWLSEMLDLSNVTAEELADKMSRTGIEVEEVNQPSAGLKKIVVGDVKECVPHPDSDHLSICQVDVGEDELYQIVCGAPNIQAGKKVIVAMPNSRIAGNVKIKKGKMRGEVSLGMICSLDELGYSENVVPKAYSDGIFFMPEDAVPGSDVYPYLGMEDEIIELSITPNRADALSMRGAAHEVGAIYNQKPTFETLELKEDASEKAADYLSVSVTDEKDTPNYRMRIVKDVTVKESPAWLQNRLMNAGIRPINNLVDVTNYVLILFGQPLHAFDYNQLGSKEILVRRGQAGEKLVTLDEEERDITAENVVITNGQKPLALAGIMGGKESEITDGTTTVAIEAASFDGIITRKSAKQFGLRSESSSRFEKGINLDTVEEALAFAAQMMADLGEGTVVSGEVVGTETKAPETSVTIALAKINRSLGTDLTVSAVSDILKALDFEFTESGEVFTVSIPGRRWDISIEADMIEEVARIYGYDNLPSTLPSGEALPGALTSDQAITRAIRESVEGSGLSEAISYALTTEDKATAFVLEDAPVVALQSPMSSDRGVLRQSLISGLLEDVAYNIARKNNDVALYEIGKVFSQVADEILPKEVNHLGFAISGLWQQQTWQNGKELVDFYVLKGILENIFKRLGLTDVIRFEATTELTDLHPGRSAKLVAGEQTIGFIGQVHPVIAKAYDVNETYVAEINLEALLALDGVGIKYQEVGKFPAMTRDMALLVNSEVSNQQLVDVIKANAGKFLADIKLFDIFQGEKLGADKKSMAYSLTFLNNEATLVDEEVTSAMDKIQAALVSELGVEVR; this is translated from the coding sequence ATGTTAGTTTCTTATAAATGGTTAAGTGAAATGCTAGATTTATCAAATGTGACTGCTGAAGAATTAGCAGATAAAATGTCTCGTACTGGGATTGAAGTAGAAGAAGTCAATCAACCATCAGCAGGGTTGAAAAAAATTGTTGTCGGTGATGTGAAGGAATGTGTGCCACATCCTGATAGTGATCACTTATCAATTTGCCAAGTCGATGTAGGTGAAGACGAACTTTATCAAATCGTCTGTGGTGCTCCAAATATTCAAGCTGGTAAAAAAGTGATTGTGGCAATGCCAAACTCACGTATTGCTGGCAATGTAAAAATTAAAAAAGGTAAAATGCGTGGTGAAGTGTCATTAGGAATGATTTGTTCTTTAGATGAATTGGGTTATTCTGAAAACGTCGTGCCAAAAGCTTACTCAGATGGTATTTTCTTTATGCCAGAAGATGCAGTACCAGGTTCAGATGTTTATCCGTATTTAGGTATGGAAGATGAAATCATCGAGCTATCAATTACACCAAACCGTGCGGATGCTTTAAGTATGAGAGGTGCTGCTCATGAAGTTGGTGCAATTTACAATCAAAAACCAACCTTCGAAACATTAGAATTAAAAGAAGATGCTAGTGAAAAAGCAGCCGATTATCTGTCTGTTTCTGTGACAGATGAAAAAGATACTCCAAATTATCGTATGCGTATTGTGAAAGACGTGACGGTAAAAGAAAGTCCGGCTTGGTTACAAAATCGCTTAATGAATGCGGGGATTCGCCCGATTAATAACTTAGTGGATGTGACAAACTATGTGTTAATTTTATTCGGTCAACCTTTACATGCCTTTGACTATAACCAATTAGGTAGCAAAGAAATCTTAGTTCGTCGTGGTCAAGCTGGTGAAAAATTAGTGACTTTAGATGAAGAAGAACGCGACATTACAGCTGAAAACGTTGTGATTACCAACGGTCAAAAACCATTAGCCCTAGCAGGAATCATGGGTGGTAAAGAATCAGAAATTACTGATGGAACGACAACCGTTGCCATTGAAGCAGCAAGCTTCGACGGAATTATTACTCGTAAATCTGCGAAACAATTTGGTTTACGTAGTGAATCAAGTAGCCGTTTTGAAAAAGGCATTAACTTAGATACTGTTGAAGAAGCATTGGCATTTGCTGCTCAAATGATGGCTGACTTAGGTGAAGGAACGGTTGTTTCTGGAGAAGTTGTCGGAACAGAAACTAAAGCACCTGAAACAAGTGTGACCATTGCTCTAGCAAAAATTAATCGTAGTTTAGGAACAGATTTAACGGTTTCTGCTGTGTCAGATATTTTAAAAGCCTTAGACTTTGAATTTACTGAAAGCGGAGAAGTCTTTACGGTATCGATTCCAGGACGCCGTTGGGATATTTCAATTGAAGCAGATATGATTGAAGAAGTGGCTCGCATTTATGGATATGATAATTTGCCATCAACATTACCAAGCGGGGAAGCTCTACCAGGTGCTTTAACATCAGATCAAGCCATTACTCGTGCTATCCGTGAATCAGTTGAAGGATCAGGTTTATCTGAAGCGATTAGCTATGCCTTAACAACAGAAGATAAAGCAACTGCTTTCGTATTAGAAGATGCACCGGTTGTTGCCTTACAGTCGCCAATGAGTTCAGATCGCGGGGTTTTACGTCAAAGCTTAATTAGCGGGTTGTTAGAAGATGTGGCTTATAACATCGCTCGTAAAAATAATGATGTGGCTTTATATGAAATCGGTAAAGTCTTCAGTCAAGTTGCTGATGAAATATTACCTAAAGAAGTGAATCACTTAGGTTTTGCTATTAGTGGTTTATGGCAACAACAAACATGGCAAAATGGTAAAGAGTTAGTTGATTTCTATGTTTTAAAAGGTATTTTAGAAAATATCTTTAAACGTTTAGGACTTACAGATGTCATCCGATTTGAAGCGACAACAGAATTGACTGATTTACACCCAGGCCGTAGTGCAAAATTAGTAGCTGGTGAACAAACAATTGGTTTCATTGGACAAGTTCATCCAGTAATTGCTAAAGCCTATGATGTTAATGAAACCTATGTGGCTGAAATTAATTTGGAAGCTTTACTAGCCCTAGATGGCGTGGGCATCAAGTATCAAGAAGTTGGGAAATTCCCAGCGATGACACGTGATATGGCGTTATTAGTTAATAGTGAAGTTAGCAACCAACAATTAGTTGATGTTATCAAAGCTAATGCTGGAAAATTCCTAGCAGACATCAAGTTGTTTGATATTTTCCAAGGTGAAAAATTAGGGGCTGACAAAAAATCAATGGCCTATTCTTTAACATTTTTAAATAATGAAGCAACACTAGTTGACGAAGAAGTAACCTCTGCGATGGATAAGATCCAGGCAGCGCTTGTGAGTGAATTAGGTGTGGAAGTAAGATAA
- a CDS encoding winged helix-turn-helix transcriptional regulator — MSEKENECGEKFQLCPKFEKTFSMLGKRWNGLIIDVLLETGPQRYNELAEKIPMVSDRVLVERLKELEAFGVVERHEDDNNSKKVEYALTEQGQDLKEVMSEIQDWAVKWM, encoded by the coding sequence ATGTCTGAAAAAGAAAATGAATGTGGTGAAAAATTCCAATTATGCCCTAAGTTTGAAAAAACATTTTCAATGTTAGGAAAACGATGGAATGGTTTGATTATTGATGTCTTATTGGAAACAGGTCCCCAGCGTTATAATGAGTTAGCTGAAAAAATCCCAATGGTTAGTGACCGTGTTTTAGTTGAACGTTTAAAAGAACTAGAAGCTTTTGGAGTTGTAGAAAGACATGAAGATGATAACAATAGTAAAAAAGTTGAGTATGCCTTAACAGAACAAGGACAAGATTTAAAAGAAGTCATGTCTGAAATTCAAGACTGGGCTGTAAAATGGATGTAG
- a CDS encoding inorganic phosphate transporter yields the protein MDQLLILTAVIVACSLVFDLINGFHDTANAIATSVSTKALKPKHAILLAASMNFLGALLFQGVAKRITDDIVLSTTFDLPHVNMQVVLIAALLSAITWNLVTWYFGIPSSSSHALIGSIAGATVAAAGFSAINKTGLLEIFGGLILSPVLAFFVGYVVYTIIKFIFKNHNLARANRNFRLVQILTAALQSFTHGTNDAQKAMGIITMALIAGGYQSGSDVQTWVQIACATAMAIGTSIGGWKIIKTVGGKIMKIKPVTGVAADISSVIVIFSATLLHLPVSTTHVISSAIMGVGTSHRPKGVKWDTGKRMLFTWVITLPIAFALSTIIYYILHFFVG from the coding sequence ATGGATCAATTACTAATTTTAACCGCTGTCATCGTTGCCTGTTCATTAGTTTTTGACTTAATCAACGGTTTCCACGATACAGCTAATGCAATCGCTACAAGTGTTTCAACAAAAGCACTTAAACCAAAACACGCTATCTTATTAGCAGCATCAATGAACTTCTTAGGTGCCCTTCTTTTCCAAGGTGTGGCTAAAAGAATTACTGATGATATTGTTTTATCAACAACCTTTGATTTACCGCATGTGAATATGCAAGTTGTCTTGATTGCAGCTTTATTATCTGCAATCACTTGGAACTTAGTTACTTGGTACTTTGGTATTCCAAGTAGTTCATCTCATGCTTTAATCGGTTCTATTGCAGGTGCAACTGTAGCTGCGGCAGGTTTTTCTGCTATCAATAAAACTGGCTTACTAGAAATTTTTGGCGGTTTAATTTTATCCCCTGTTCTAGCATTCTTTGTTGGTTATGTTGTTTATACAATTATTAAATTCATCTTTAAGAATCACAATTTAGCTCGAGCGAATCGTAATTTTCGTTTAGTCCAAATTTTAACAGCAGCACTGCAATCATTTACTCACGGGACTAATGATGCTCAAAAAGCGATGGGTATTATCACAATGGCCTTAATTGCCGGTGGTTACCAATCTGGTAGCGATGTTCAAACATGGGTACAAATTGCCTGTGCGACTGCTATGGCAATCGGGACAAGTATTGGTGGTTGGAAAATCATCAAAACAGTTGGTGGTAAAATCATGAAGATTAAACCAGTGACTGGTGTGGCAGCAGATATCAGTTCTGTTATTGTCATCTTCAGTGCGACATTACTTCACTTACCTGTTAGTACAACTCACGTAATTAGCTCTGCTATTATGGGTGTGGGTACTTCTCACCGTCCAAAAGGTGTTAAATGGGACACTGGTAAACGTATGTTATTCACTTGGGTGATTACTTTACCAATTGCATTTGCCTTATCAACAATCATTTATTACATTCTACATTTCTTTGTAGGTTAA